From the genome of Triticum aestivum cultivar Chinese Spring chromosome 3B, IWGSC CS RefSeq v2.1, whole genome shotgun sequence, one region includes:
- the LOC123064786 gene encoding uncharacterized protein: protein MAMLKKNTSALCCFVAALMVVMAATLLFSSCDADKKMDKPRAFPLPASCYSKYFPNCTDESCKRFCGSGNMSPVPEAFCNDNNNCCCPI from the exons ATGGCGATGCTGAAGAAGAACACGAGCGCCCTGTGCTGCTTCGTGGCCGCCCTCATGGTGGTCATGGCTGCCACCCTTCTTTTCTCCTCATGCGACGCCGACAAAAAG ATGGATAAACCCCGTGCTTTTCCCCTGCCGGCTTCGTGCTACTCCAAATACTTCCCAAACTGCACCGACGAGAGCTGCAAGAGGTTCTGTGGCAGCGGCAACATGTCGCCGGTGCCCGAGGCTTTCTGCAATGACAACAACAACTGTTGTTGTCCCATTTAG